In one window of Halomarina pelagica DNA:
- a CDS encoding NUDIX hydrolase, producing MTDDESRELAWETLDGHVAYACPGFDVRHEEVRLPDGTETDFDYLSEPEAVVVLPFTRAGDVVVIDEWRQAVKRVNRGLPVGTVEPGDGDLAAAARRELREETGYEAERVAPLVTVEPANGVADSVHNYFVARGCEPAAGQDLDFDESIRPTTVAYGALREAVRDGDVRDGRAVLAVLYYELFGAEE from the coding sequence ATGACCGACGACGAGTCGCGGGAGCTGGCCTGGGAGACGCTCGACGGGCACGTCGCCTACGCGTGCCCGGGCTTCGACGTCCGACACGAGGAGGTGCGGCTCCCCGACGGCACGGAGACGGACTTCGACTACCTGAGCGAACCCGAGGCGGTCGTCGTCCTCCCGTTCACCCGGGCGGGGGACGTGGTCGTCATCGACGAGTGGCGACAGGCGGTCAAGCGAGTCAACCGCGGGCTCCCCGTCGGGACCGTCGAACCGGGGGACGGTGACCTCGCGGCCGCCGCCCGGCGCGAACTCCGCGAGGAGACGGGGTACGAGGCGGAGCGCGTCGCGCCGCTCGTGACCGTCGAGCCCGCCAACGGCGTCGCCGACTCGGTCCACAACTACTTCGTCGCCCGCGGCTGCGAGCCCGCCGCCGGGCAGGACCTCGACTTCGACGAGTCGATCCGGCCGACCACGGTGGCGTACGGGGCGCTCCGCGAGGCCGTCCGCGACGGCGACGTGCGGGACGGGCGGGCCGTGCTCGCGGTGCTCTACTACGAACTGTTCGGGGCGGAGGAGTAA
- a CDS encoding CHY zinc finger protein: protein MEGTEARDPRFDVPLRGVSTDGETRCAHYASERDVIAVAFPCCGVYYPCHACHEALADHEAARWPPERFDEPAVLCGACRTTLTVAAYLACDHVCPACGAAFNPGCARHADRYFAVD from the coding sequence ATGGAGGGCACCGAGGCGCGCGACCCGCGGTTCGACGTCCCGCTCCGCGGCGTCTCGACGGACGGGGAGACCCGTTGCGCGCACTACGCGAGCGAGCGCGACGTGATCGCCGTCGCGTTCCCCTGCTGCGGCGTCTACTACCCCTGTCACGCCTGTCACGAGGCGCTGGCCGACCACGAGGCGGCGCGCTGGCCCCCCGAGCGGTTCGACGAACCCGCGGTGCTGTGCGGCGCGTGCCGGACGACGCTGACCGTCGCGGCGTACCTCGCGTGCGACCACGTCTGTCCGGCGTGCGGGGCGGCGTTCAACCCCGGCTGCGCGCGGCACGCGGATCGGTACTTCGCCGTCGATTGA
- a CDS encoding esterase/lipase family protein, whose product MAHEAHDSDIGQPRVSAFDHSGGGAATAGGSFPPETPGRSFGPLGGDGCRVGCDYGRTDDDRLPWDAGGRYGGWGGHEHFGTAPGASRPPVVFVHGNGRDACDWNPHAEYFLDNGYRGDELWAITFSEATTGHRAMVEQLQAFVSRVLAYTGRDEVALVAHSLGVTGARWWLRSYDGHERVETFVGLAGANHGLRLGTLCCRLGTTAGPLSVCRVLRDDYERHADHPLSALNADETPGDVAYYTIRGTDDDLFWGCRESPALAGARENLALRTDHEGVRASPEAIERVYDWVAPASTPGTPTPRCSADRVPDPTYRELYGLA is encoded by the coding sequence ATGGCACACGAGGCACACGACAGCGACATCGGGCAGCCGCGGGTATCGGCGTTCGATCACTCCGGAGGGGGAGCGGCGACGGCAGGGGGTTCGTTTCCGCCGGAGACGCCGGGTCGGTCGTTCGGGCCGCTCGGCGGCGACGGCTGTCGAGTCGGCTGCGACTACGGCCGAACGGACGACGACCGACTCCCCTGGGACGCCGGCGGGCGCTACGGCGGGTGGGGCGGTCACGAGCACTTCGGGACGGCCCCCGGCGCGTCGCGCCCGCCCGTCGTGTTCGTCCACGGGAACGGGCGGGACGCCTGCGACTGGAACCCGCACGCAGAGTACTTCCTCGACAACGGCTACCGCGGGGACGAACTGTGGGCGATCACCTTCTCCGAGGCGACGACGGGACACCGGGCGATGGTCGAGCAGTTACAGGCGTTCGTCTCGCGCGTCCTTGCGTACACGGGGCGGGACGAGGTCGCCCTCGTCGCCCACAGCCTGGGCGTGACCGGCGCGCGCTGGTGGCTGCGGTCCTACGACGGTCACGAGCGGGTCGAGACGTTCGTCGGGCTCGCGGGGGCCAACCACGGGTTGCGCCTCGGGACGCTCTGCTGTCGGCTCGGAACGACCGCGGGACCGCTCTCGGTCTGTCGCGTCCTCCGCGACGACTACGAGCGACACGCCGACCACCCGCTGTCGGCGCTCAACGCCGACGAGACGCCGGGCGACGTGGCCTACTACACGATCCGCGGGACCGACGACGACCTGTTCTGGGGCTGCCGGGAGAGCCCGGCGCTCGCCGGTGCCCGGGAGAACCTCGCGCTCCGGACCGACCACGAGGGCGTCCGGGCGTCGCCCGAGGCGATCGAGCGGGTGTACGACTGGGTCGCCCCCGCGTCGACCCCCGGAACGCCGACCCCGCGGTGCTCCGCCGACCGGGTCCCCGACCCGACCTACCGGGAACTCTACGGGCTGGCCTGA